The nucleotide window GTGGATTGGTGTACACGGATCGTTCCGGCTTCAATGCTGATCACCTGGGCACCTGGGTGGGCATCGCCATTGCTTTAGCCACTTATGCGGCTTTCGAGCTTGGCCGCTTACATTAAGCTCCCCTTGCTCCGATGCAAAAGTCTGTGTCGCGCACCAATATTGCTGACGTTTGTTCAAGCCTTGATCCATCACGCTTTTGGGTCATCTAATAAAACAATATTATCATATTACGTCTAACTATGCGTCCAGGCTCAATGTGACTTTATTACCACTGAGACCTTAAAAGTTCTTCCATCTATACAATCTTGTTGTGGGGACACACCTTCTTGTCAGGAACTTGACTAAGTACCATCACCATTGACCCCGAGACCAGATCATCACTGGCCCTTCCTCTCCAGATTCTCTTTTACTGGCTGGTAAGGGTACTTGATCGTGAGACACCAGATATCGAGATAATCGCAGATAGTCCAGATAACGTCTACGATGAAGCTTCCGTGCACACCTACACTGAGGCCCAGGCACATGAAAACAAAGGCGACTTGATAAACATCGTTCCCGAGAGCACTAGGCCAACCCACACCAGTGTGCTCTTGCAACCATGGGCCAAGGGAGTCGATAACACCATAGATGAGAGGGTAGATCAGTACGTTGCCTCGAGGAAAGCGTGATTTTGTAAGATGACTGATGATGATGCGGCCCACGGAGTAGGCGTTGACGAGACCTGCGTAGAAGATGAAAGGTACCAGATGGTGGTGCAGGATCACAGGCTGCAGATACAAGTACGCAGGGATGAGTATCCAGGCGGCTGCAAAGGTGAGAAGTCCGAGTAAGGCAACGCGCGTCTTTTGCCCACGGGCACGACGCGCCTTCATGACGTTTGTTGCACTGCAACCCAGTCAGTATATTTTGCGCCATTTTCTTGATTGTTTCTTACCttgaaactgtgttgaaAACCAAAACAGCACCTCCATAGACCATGTACCATTCGTTCCATGCCATGTTGAACAGAAGCTCCGGAATAACATCATTCTTCTTAATACCAAGGCTTTGGAGCATGGAGCGCTGCCAGAAACTGCCACCGCCGAGAAACGCCGTCGATGCATATATAATGCAAAGTGTCAGGATGCCCTCCACGGGCCCAGAGATGACGCCCAGGGTCAGGGTATGTGTGTGATACTCATCCCAAGTCTGCACATAAAACGTCATGGAAGCTTTGAGAGTCAGTAGTGTCCTTGACAATAACAATGAATCATGGATGCTGGCTTACATGCAAAGAGCGTTAGGACTGTTTTCCAGCCTTGGCCCAAATTCATTGTCGCGGAAAACAGCAACACCTCTAGAGTAGTATTGACCGCATCGACCCCATGATCGAAAAGTTCGCCCAGTGGACCACTCTGGTGAGTCCTTCGGGCCTGGCTTCCGTCGACGGCATCAAAAGTTTGGTACAAGAAGAGGCCAATCGCCCAGCTAGCGTACACCCATGGTGGACAGTCCTGATCGAGAGTCGGGGTATACCAGAGTAATGTGAGGAAGTTCATGACAATAAAACCAAATCCAGAGAGCGTGATCTGCATTGTGACGACGTCAGTTATAGCAGTGTAAAGGGTGTATATGCGAATTGAGATGCGGGCTACCCGTAAAGTCGCTCAACGTCGATCGAGGGGATCGGACTCACAAGGTTAGGCCTAGAATATTAGCACTTGTCAGGGAAACAGTGTAGAAAACTTACGCCATCCACATAGGAAAACATTTGATGACCACATGGGTGTAGAAAGGCTTGAGGACATGTTGCGAGAGCAGACTGTGATCCACACCAGAGTATTTGTATTCTTTGAGCTTCGGTAGCTTGTCTTGCCGTATGTACACCATCTTTGAGATGTATCTCTGCACTTATGCGGGGTTGGCAATTTTCGTTGGGGTGACTGCAGACAAGACAATATCAACGCTTTGTTGGCATGTGGGAGAGAAGAGGCCCGAGCTTGGAATCAGACCTATGACGTCGGCCGCTGCTCCGGCCTGTTTTCACTACCACCAAATATGGACGGGCACGGTATCTGTGCGGTGACTTCCCACATCATACAAGAAAGTGTGAGCATCGCATCGAGAGAGTTGATCATCGGTGTTTTTTTCTTTCTCATGAATCATATCATGTGATTGCTATGGTTAGGTACATGATCATATGCGCAGCCTTGTCTCTATTCTGCGATAACAGAGTGGCTGCCCTTTATTTTACACCTCATCCACCGAGCTGACTAGTATCCTGCTGGAAACTTATGACGGCTATATTTTCCATCTGCCTATGACCGTGCATCGCGTTTATCTTCACCGAACAATGTCCGGCCGCCAAGTAATTGCAGAGCCAGTGTCTTACTTGGGCCCGACTGATATTTAGGCGACCGTGCTCCAAGAACAAGGCATGAGTATCCTGCTCTTCATGGTTTGGATGAGCGGTACAGTCTTGTGCACTGTTTCGCCCCAACCTTCCACACTCCAACTCTGTTCGCGACGAATCCTGCGTTCCTCTAGGTTCGCAAACTGCCATAAGTGGTGAACAGTGTTCAGATCGCCAATCTGGACGAACCAAGCACCAACGCCTTCCATGACCTCTCGTCGAGCTTTCAGGCCACGTCGCCAGTGAGTCTCCCACTCGAGTAGATTGCCTGGGTGCAGTGTGTACGAGCGGAGTTCGAATATACCGCCGAGCTGACGAGGCGGTGTCGTTGGCCAGAAGGAGAATTCTTGCATGAGTGATGTGTGCTTGGAGCTGATCAAGGTCTTGAGTTTGGCATCAAAGGCAGGGAATTCGGGGTGAGACTGAATATTGTGAAGCGATTCGTGATATCCCTCGTAGCGTTGGTACTCCCAGATGTGCACTGTTCGGCCTGGTCAGTGAATGCGAGAGGAGCATGGGTTCCAAACGATGTACAATCTTACCGAAGGTGTTGCAGTCGCCGACCTCAGTCTTCCAACTCCCTACAAGGTGGACTTTGTTCTCGGGAATGGAAACCATCTTTGAATACCAATTGCCCACCAGCTCGGTGTACTCGTCGACCTTGTCTGGCTTTACCGTATGAAACACAATCGAGTGAACATACTTGCCCCGAGCCAGGACCTGAGAGAAGCTGCGCTCAATGTCCTTGTCAAGCTCGCGTCCCTCGGGTGTTCCGTAGATGAGAGAAGACAGCGCACCGCCTTTCTTCTTGCTGTTTTCTTCCTCTCGGGCCCGGGCTTCTTCTATAATTGCACGTGTCAGCAGATTGGTCTCTTGATGATTTGATCGACGTGTCACGCACTCTCTTCTTGTTCCTTTCGCTTCTGTGCAGCCACCAGACCGTCGCGGAAGCTCTTCTGCTTTTCGTTGAAACTCGCGGCACTGTCGGGCGTGATATCGGCAATTGCAGGGGCTCGAGCTGGGCTTTGCGTCACAGCCGCAGCACCAAAAGCCCGAGAACGGAAAGCGATAGCAGGTTGCGGGGCGAGGATGCCGCGCACGCCGGCACAAGCACGACGTGTGAGCATGGTGGAGGGGTGGGATCGAAAATGGTACTCAAGTGTCAAGCGTGTTTATGATAGCGTAGGAGAATCAGTACAGTTGAGCTGACCGGCGTAGTGGTGTTTCAATGCTCGATCCGTGTGATCTAGAGACCACCAGCTTCCCCTCATTGAACTGGGGAGCTCTCCCTGTCAAGCTAGCTAGCGCGCCCGGGGCACTGGGGTAACTGCGCCCCACTGCAAACATCTCCGCCTCCCGCCAACTGACAGTccacccgggtgtcataaaatacttgacatactagttTACAAGGGCCACTatagtcgccagacacgcctattagaagtattttatgacaccaAGGTGAGTCTGTGTCTGAAACACTTGCTCATGACTGCATGTGCACGCAAGCGCACACGCGTTACGGGTCTTCCCAACCAGACCGACATTCTGCATGCCCCCAGGTATGGCTATACTGGCGATTTGAACACGTGAGATCACCTGCTTCATTTCGGACGTCGCATCGTACAGCGCTCTAAATAATTCGATATTCCAACATCCGCCTTCAGGCGCCACTACTTGTGATTCGGTCCTTCTTCACAACATGCCGTGACGTCGTCTTTGGTTGTGCAGTTTCCGACCCAGGAAATTCAAAATTCAATAACCAAAGACCCCTACGGACTCGCCCCGACCTCAACCCCAGCCCGTGTAATCTATCGGCGATGTGCAACCCCCTTGTAGCACGTTGGCCTTGATAGCTCCAGCTGCTTGACATCTGCACAGCTGGCCACTTTGCTACACAGCGACCATACCCAAATGCATTGGCTGTGGATAGTCGCGGGGAGACATGTAGCAGAAAGGTTTAGATAATTTCACTTTAGTGTGAGCTGTGATGTGTAGCGACAGATTCGTACAGCGTCGAGGCTACAAACAACGCCATCAACTTCACACATTGTCTAATCCTCATCGAAAATTTGGAGAACATTGTCAAGGATCGTTATGACTACACGGGCTTGTAGGCCTGCGTCGGCCATGTTGTTGCCTTTGTGGGGTCCCATTATAGACGGTCTGTATCATGTCAGCACTATGGTCAGCACTCGGCGAATAGTTGACTTACGCCCAGCAAATTCCGAGGTTCGCAGTACTCATGCGGTTGACTTCGGATGATTGTTGAACCCGATGCAGATGCAAAACGAGAGCGCGCAGCGTTGCGTAGTTTGGATCGGGGAGAGCATTGATCAGTGCATGCATCGAGTCTCGCCGCATAGTCTCATCGTCAATTCGTGCAGCGTCAATATACTTGGAATAGAATTCCCGAGTAAGAAGTGGATCGGGAAGCTCGCGGAAAAACTGCTTCAACAGTCCAGCGACGCTATTGACATCCTGCTGAAATGTTTCTGGATTGCGGAAATCCACTTGGGATGCATCTGGAACCCGTTAGCTAGGCTTGTTACGAATTATCATAATAATAGCATACCGCTGTCGAACAGAGCCTTCAACTGTTGGATGTGTGAGGAGGTGCCGGGGATGCGATAGATGCCCTCTACCTCCAACCCATACAGATCTACAGCCTGGATGCACTGATAGACTACCATGGGTACTGGAGAGCCATCGCGGCGGAACAAATCTTCCAATGTGACGCCAAACACAGGATTGACGGGGGGCTGACTACTGTTGTAGAGCACGCCACTGGTTTGCTGTGCTGTGGCCTGACCAACTGGTCCACGAGGGTAGTCTGGTTGTGGAAAAGGCTCCGGAGCGGCAGGTGAGTACGGAGAATTGTTGTAAAGCGGCGCATGGGCATG belongs to Pyrenophora tritici-repentis strain M4 chromosome 10, whole genome shotgun sequence and includes:
- a CDS encoding EPT1, sn-1,2-diacylglycerol ethanolamine- and cholinephosphotransferase gives rise to the protein MVYIRQDKLPKLKEYKYSGVDHSLLSQHVLKPFYTHVVIKCFPMWMAPNLITLSGFGFIVMNFLTLLWYTPTLDQDCPPWVYASWAIGLFLYQTFDAVDGSQARRTHQSGPLGELFDHGVDAVNTTLEVLLFSATMNLGQGWKTVLTLFASSMTFYVQTWDEYHTHTLTLGVISGPVEGILTLCIIYASTAFLGGGSFWQRSMLQSLGIKKNDVIPELLFNMAWNEWYMVYGGAVLVFNTVSSATNVMKARRARGQKTRVALLGLLTFAAAWILIPAYLYLQPVILHHHLVPFIFYAGLVNAYSVGRIIISHLTKSRFPRGNVLIYPLIYGVIDSLGPWLQEHTGVGWPSALGNDVYQVAFVFMCLGLSVGVHGSFIVDVIWTICDYLDIWCLTIKYPYQPVKENLERKGQ
- a CDS encoding NIPSNAP family protein, which encodes MLTRRACAGVRGILAPQPAIAFRSRAFGAAAVTQSPARAPAIADITPDSAASFNEKQKSFRDGLVAAQKRKEQEEKEARAREEENSKKKGGALSSLIYGTPEGRELDKDIERSFSQVLARGKYVHSIVFHTVKPDKVDEYTELVGNWYSKMVSIPENKVHLVGSWKTEVGDCNTFVHIWEYQRYEGYHESLHNIQSHPEFPAFDAKLKTLISSKHTSLMQEFSFWPTTPPRQLGGIFELRSYTLHPGNLLEWETHWRRGLKARREVMEGVGAWFVQIGDLNTVHHLWQFANLEERRIRREQSWSVEGWGETVHKTVPLIQTMKSRILMPCSWSTVA